A genome region from Penicillium psychrofluorescens genome assembly, chromosome: 3 includes the following:
- a CDS encoding uncharacterized protein (ID:PFLUO_005599-T1.cds;~source:funannotate): MTSWRRVTAATSSATLRLIAFIFLRWIPGHHFVPIVFTSLAVYLSTLFSLLRDDGVQDRRKEKPRKRTSKLPPSSVPAKTSESALKTLLTGLPSARSPALTWTTALINVLLALLTLDFLIRGFVLYPSNDVAFARIGYISPTTANLLLREPDPAQWPVVISYQEETAQKWVEEGKVYKLDDSTDFTAAVTLKKLKPVTHYRYSLSNNKTGSFVTSPEPGSSAATRMSFVTSSCLKPNFPYNILSHPLRVPGVEQMSAAISKLPALLRPAFMLFLGDFIYIDVPFRFGSSMSHYRSEYRRIYSSPSWTITQAANQPRALDLPWIHTLDDHEIENDWSAGNKTAPYPAAADPFIHYHVRANPPIPRNAFAPPDEVTYFSFVNGPASFFMLDTRTYRSEPAQENSTILGSAQLQSLLAYLSAPEPAGVRWKFVASSVPFTKNWHVGTTDTWGGFLDERRAVFEAMWRAERELGIRVVLLSGDRHEFGATRFLDPSLDNLAPSDFAEGAGVGIHEFSVGPLSMFYLPIRSYYQTDDQDVAIKYAPNGNSKFGLIDIEDGLDELGSESGSVRASVLTYSLYVDGDVVWKYQLSVPLDHRGADATVANSALPFPPGKVLEDHVLPAGWVLLAKNAIGRAEELGKCTALKATALYNDLLEKMRKTERLD; encoded by the exons ATGACCTCCTGGCGGCGAGTCACGGCGGCTACCAGCTCGGCGACCCTCCGACTGATAGCCTTTATTTTTCTGCGCTGG ATTCCTGGCCATCACTTTGTTCCGATTGTCTTCACCTCGTTAGCAGTGTATCTCTCGACTCTCTTCTCGCTGCTCCGAGACGACGGAGTCCAGGATCGCCGCAAGGAGAAACCTCGCAAACGCACTTCCA AATTGCCACCGTCATCTGTTCCGGCTAAAACCAGTGAATCCGCACTGAAAACACTGTTGACGGGCCTGCCTTCAGCTCGATCCCCGGCGCTGACATGGACGACTGCCCTGATCAACGTGCTACTGGCATTACTGACTCTGGACTTCTTAATCCGGGGATTTGTTCTCTATCCATCCAACGACGTGGCCTTTGCGCGCATCGGCTATATCTCCCCAACCACAGCCAACCTGCTCCTTCGTGAGCCGGACCCAGCCCAATGGCCCGTGGTGATCTCCTACCAAGAAGAGACTGCCCAAAAATGGGTGGAAGAGGGCAAAGTCTACAAGCTGGACGATAGCACCGACTTCACTGCTGCCGTGACgctcaagaagctgaagccAGTCACGCACTACCGCTACTCGTTGTCCAACAACAAGACTGGCTCCTTCGTCACATCCCCGGAACCAGGCTCTTCCGCCGCTACGCGAATGAGCTTCGTTACATCCAGTTGCCTAAAACCAAATTTCCCATACAACATCTTATCTCATCCGCTGCGCGTCCCGGGCGTCGAGCAGATGAGCGCAGCCATTAGCAAGCTACCCGCTCTCCTCCGGCCAGCATTTATGCTGTTCCTCGGTGACTTCATCTACATCGACGTGCCCTTCCGTTTTGGCTCTTCCATGTCCCACTACCGCAGCGAGTACCGCCGCATATACTCCTCCCCATCCTGGACCATCACCCAAGCAGCCAACCAACCCCGCGCCCTCGACCTCCCCTGGATCCACACGCTAGATGACCACGAGATCGAGAACGACTGGTCCGCCGGAAACAAGACGGCGCCGTATCCCGCTGCCGCAGACCCCTTCATTCACTACCATGTGCGTGCGAACCCGCCCATCCCGCGGAATGCCTTCGCGCCACCGGACGAGGTCACATACTTCTCTTTCGTGAATGGCCCGGCCTCGTTCTTTATGTTGGACACGCGGACGTACCGCTCCGAACCGGCGCAGGAGAACTCTACCATCCTGGGCTCGGCACAGCTCCAGTCTCTCCTTGCATACCTGTCTGCACCGGAACCGGCGGGTGTGCGCTGGAAATTTGTCGCCTCTAGCGTTCCATTCACCAAGAACTGGCACGTCGGCACGACAGATACGTGGGGCGGGTTCCTGGACGAGCGCCGCGCGGTCTTCGAGGCAATGTGGCGTGCAGAGCGCGAGCTCGGCATCCGCGTCGTGCTTCTCAGCGGCGACCGCCATGAATTCGGGGCTACGCGCTTTCTAGATCCATCGCTGGATAACCTCGCTCCCTCGGATTTTGCGGAGGGCGCCGGGGTAGGTATCCATGAGTTCAGCGTCGGTCCGCTGAGCATGTTCTACCTCCCAATTCGGTCGTATTACCAAACAGACGACCAGGATGTGGCGATCAAGTATGCTCCCAATGGGAACAGTAAGTTCGGATTGATTGATATTGAAGATGGTCTTGATGAGTTGGGCTCGGAATCTGGTTCTGTGCGCGCCTCCGTGCTCACGTACTCGCTTTACGTCGATGGGGATGTCGTTTGGAAGTATCAGCTCAGCGTGCCGCTTGATCATCGCGGAGCCGATGCTACTGTTGCTAACTCTGCTTTACCATTTCCACCTGGTAAGGTGCTGGAGGATCATGTTTTGCCCGCGGGATGGGTTTTGCTTGCTAAGAATGCCATTGGGAGAGCAGAGGAGTTGGGGAAGTGTACGGCGCTGAAGGCGACAGCTCTATACAATGATTTGCTAGAAAAGATGCGAAAGACGGAGCGACTGGActag
- a CDS encoding uncharacterized protein (ID:PFLUO_005598-T1.cds;~source:funannotate), with product MPPIPGRPWEPRRIICYHQTIIPGGQYCSLRPLLQNNTGITHIIIAAFHINENPNKITLNNDPPEDTCHDSLWAEVPHLQQAGVKVMGMLGGAAPGSFERLDGDQEQFERYYGPLLAVIRRHGLEGLDLDVEEEMSLSGIIRLIDRLKADLGDSFIITLAPVAAALLGLGNLSGFDYRELEQARASKISWYNTQFYNGWGPADDPRLYAMMIAQGWAPRRVVLGLLTNPGNGSQGYVPGEKLGPILAVLIEQFPTFGGVMGWEYYNALPGKREKPWHWATEMCLNMGMKDVVVAARQVLTEGPMADSLANLLRDMMNQGQGS from the coding sequence ATGCCGCCTATTCCCGGTCGGCCATGGGAGCCCCGAAGAATCATCTGTTACCACCAAACCATCATCCCTGGCGGGCAATACTGCTCCTTGCGCCCGCTGCTCCAAAACAACACGGGGATCACACATATCATCATCGCGGCGTTCCACATCAATGAAAATCCAAACAAGATCACTCTGAACAATGACCCTCCTGAAGACACCTGCCACGACTCCCTGTGGGCGGAAGTGCCGCATCTCCAACAGGCCGGCGTGAAAGTCATGGGCATGTTAGGGGGCGCGGCGCCGGGCTCGTTCGAGCGCCTCGACGGCGACCAGGAGCAATTCGAGCGGTACTACGGCCCGCTACTGGCAGTCATTCGGCGCCATGGACTCGAAGGCCTAGATCTCgatgtcgaagaggaaatgtCTCTGTCCGGCATCATCCGGCTGATCGATCGCCTGAAGGCTGATCTGGGCGACTCATTTATCATCACCCTCGCACCGGTCGCGGCAGCTTTACTGGGGTTAGGCAATCTCTCGGGGTTCGACTATCGCGAGCTCGAGCAGGCTCGCGCCTCAAAGATTAGCTGGTACAACACCCAGTTCTACAACGGCTGGGGTCCCGCTGATGATCCGCGCTTGTACGCCATGATGATTGCGCAGGGCTGGGCGCCGCGGCGGGTGGTGCTTGGGCTGTTAACGAACCCGGGTAATGGCTCCCAGGGCTACGTGCCGGGGGAGAAGCTCGGGCCGATCCTGGCAGTACTGATTGAGCAGTTCCCGACGTTTGGCGGGGTTATGGGCTGGGAGTACTACAATGCCCTGCCGGGGAAACGAGAGAAGCCGTGGCATTGGGCGACGGAGATGTGTCTGAATATGGGCATGAAAGACGTGGTTGTTGCCGCAAGACAGGTCCTGACGGAGGGGCCGATGGCGGACAGTCTGGCGAATCTACTGCGAGACATGATGAACCAAGGGCAGGGCTCATAG
- a CDS encoding uncharacterized protein (ID:PFLUO_005597-T1.cds;~source:funannotate): MANTGYTSPFPTSHDTIGQSTLATPLFMPSSPPQNHSSRTAESPLRPDSPQRVSTADENIQDRDGDDANHSDNELQQRSRPGTPGSPSGSDLDDRLAGYTLDFSRFPSGQFGADARPLPELKDDTGDNLSDVGGPDDFTANMEKYLMGGDDEAPATAKSSLRQSARSQQPDIEDEADSSGYSEFGPPVDMSTPSHLLHGGSALARDSTHLEDIEEEPRSPSVRKQSTTSSQAAGDREEGLRQRIAELENALQDRDEKLQRNRRRVLEAASAGEQIRHLQTELQRKTELLDEELAKGGDEALLRRSSNGSDLTVLQQQVRTMQQRLQNRDAQNSLDAERLETIAHLRQQLNLTQEQLRKREATLDDTVAKLREVTRAKEVQLQQKNTEIDELKAQMDDQALVNEKLEREVDRIDAEYHDLEERFTELEDKNRPLEEKNHTLEADLTRVQSRMSAQESALKAAAADLPDAERNTYTEILDLIKDLGVNSPPESPVKEKFFHGQDVQLHQENMQLEQELEETKATQRAADAEVSRLRDQATETQTLIKTIEAENSRLTHRVEELMASLSNAQHELTRTREEHAESLETTARLQEDKNPQPPSPPLTPATARNSTNPEPHGGPASDRDASRQAQLRSLQTAHSTAITTLRSSHAESMRKMRSLLTAAEQREAELQAELSAMRVTSSGQESELRRSFKAETKRLECIIAAKDESAAAVDQRIAMSVDRREREWERRVQLLLKERDRMGKALLQVWGEKEMGKGPSALSDGKEKEKESRRRDADRGDAKQGQAYRYKYASKHRSRSGENKA; the protein is encoded by the coding sequence atggccaacaCCGGCTATACCTCGCCCTTCCCGACCTCCCACGACACCATCGGCCAGTCCACACTCGCCACGCCCCTTTTCATGCCATCGTCTCCTCCCCAAAACCACTCAAGCCGGACTGCCGAATCTCCTCTCCGCCCTGACAGCCCCCAGCGCGTCTCCACAGCCGACGAAAACATCCAAGACCGTGACGGTGACGACGCGAATCACTCCGATAATGAGCTGCAGCAACGATCGCGTCCGGGAACGCCTGGAAGCCCCTCGGGCTCGGATTTGGATGACCGTCTCGCCGGCTACACCTTGGATTTCAGCCGTTTCCCCAGCGGCCAATTCGGCGCAGACGCGCGGCCGCTGCCGGAGTTGAAAGATGATACGGGTGATAATCTGTCCGACGTCGGTGGACCGGATGACTTCACTGCGAATATGGAGAAATATCTCATGGGAGGGGACGACGAAGCACCCGCTACTGCCAAGTCAAGCTTGCGACAATCTGCACGGTCACAACAACCCGACATTGAGGATGAAGCAGACTCTAGTGGATACAGCGAGTTTGGTCCTCCAGTTGATATGTCAACTCCGTCGCATCTTCTGCACGGCGGCAGCGCTTTGGCAAGGGACTCAACCCATCTTGAGGACATCGAAGAGGAGCCGAGGTCACCCTCCGTCCGAAAGCAATCAACAACATCGAGCCAGGCAGCGGGTGACCGAGAGGAGGGCCTACGTCAACGGATCGCAGAATTGGAAAATGCTCTACAGGACCGTGACGAGAAACTGCAGAGGAACCGCAGACGAGTACTCGAGGCTGCCTCAGCTGGCGAGCAGATCCGGCACCTTCAAACCGAACTGCAGCGCAAGACCGAGCTTCTGGACGAAGAGCTAGCCAAAGGAGGTGACGAAGCACTTTTGCGACGGTCGAGCAACGGCTCCGATTTGACAGTTTTGCAACAACAAGTACGGACGATGCAGCAACGGCTGCAGAATCGGGATGCGCAGAACTCCCTGGACGCCGAGCGTTTGGAGACTATTGCGCACTTGCGCCAACAACTCAACCTGACCCAAGAGCAACTGCGGAAACGAGAAGCTACCCTAGATGATACAGTTGCAAAATTAAGAGAAGTTACTCGGGCAAAGGAAgtgcagctgcagcagaaaAACACCGAGATCGATGAGCTCAAGGCTCAAATGGATGATCAGGCTTTGGTGaatgagaagctggagagggAGGTGGACCGCATTGACGCCGAATACCACGACCTTGAAGAACGCTTCACCGAACTGGAGGACAAAAACCGACCCttggaagagaagaaccaCACGTTAGAGGCCGATCTCACCCGCGTGCAGTCCCGCATGTCCGCTCAAGAAAGTGCCCTCAAGGCAGCGGCTGCCGATCTGCCTGACGCAGAGCGTAACACCTATACtgagatcctcgatctcatcAAGGACTTGGGTGTGAATAGCCCACCTGAATCTCCCGTGAAAGAAAAGTTTTTCCACGGACAGGACGTACAACTGCACCAGGAGAATATGCAGCTCGAAcaggagctcgaggagacAAAGGCCACCCAGAGAGCTGCCGATGCAGAAGTCAGCCGGCTACGGGATCAAGCGACTGAAACGCAGACTTTGATCAAGACTATCGAGGCAGAGAACTCGCGACTCACTCATAGGGTGGAGGAGCTTATGGCCAGCCTCAGCAATGCCCAGCACGAACTCACCCGGACAAGAGAAGAACATGCCGAATCTTTGGAAACCACCGCCCGCCTCCAAGAAGATAAAAACCCCCAGCCACCTAGCCCTCCCTTGACGCCTGCTACAGCCCGCAACAGCACCAATCCCGAGCCGCACGGAGGACCAGCCTCCGACCGGGATGCGTCACGCCAAGCCCAGCTCCGCAGCCTACAAACCGCACACTCCACCGCAATCACGACCCTGCGCTCCTCTCACGCAGAGTCTATGCGCAAGATGCGCAGCCTGCTCACCGCGGCGGAGCAGCGCGAAGCCGAACTCCAGGCCGAACTAAGCGCTATGCGCGTCACATCCTCTGGCCAAGAATCCGAGCTGCGCCGCTCCTTCAAGGCAGAAACTAAGCGCCTTGAGTGCATCATCGCCGCGAAAGACGAGTCCGCCGCAGCTGTGGACCAACGCATAGCGATGTCAGTCGATCGGCGCGAGCGCGAGTGGGAGCGTCGCGTACAATTACTTCTCAAGGAACGGGATCGTATGGGTAAAGCCCTGCTCCAGGTttggggggagaaggaaatggGGAAGGGTCCGAGTGCGTTATCTGacgggaaagagaaagagaaagagagccGGAGGAGGGATGCGGATCGGGGAGATGCGAAGCAGGGTCAGGCGTATCGGTATAAGTACGCTTCCAAGCATCGGTCTCGGAGTGGTGAGAACAAGGCATAG